From one Alicyclobacillus acidocaldarius subsp. acidocaldarius Tc-4-1 genomic stretch:
- the rimP gene encoding ribosome maturation factor RimP, which produces MTRDRVTEIVERLVLPIVEREAVELVDIEYTKEGKNWYLRVYIDKPGGVDIDDCSRVSEQLSEELDRVDPIPNAYFLEVSSPGAERPLKRPADFERAVGRYVHVSLYEPLMGAKTHEGTLVSYDGERLILEIKRRSKTVTLAVPMEKIAHARLALEW; this is translated from the coding sequence GTGACGAGAGATCGCGTGACCGAAATCGTTGAACGCTTGGTGCTGCCCATCGTGGAGCGGGAAGCGGTCGAACTGGTGGACATCGAGTACACGAAGGAAGGGAAGAATTGGTATCTGCGCGTGTACATCGACAAGCCGGGCGGCGTCGACATCGACGACTGCAGCCGCGTGAGCGAGCAGTTGTCGGAGGAGCTCGACCGCGTGGACCCGATTCCGAACGCGTACTTCCTCGAAGTGTCTTCGCCCGGCGCGGAGCGGCCTCTCAAGAGGCCGGCGGACTTTGAGCGCGCTGTGGGCCGATACGTGCACGTGTCGCTGTACGAGCCGCTTATGGGAGCCAAGACGCACGAAGGGACGCTCGTTTCCTACGACGGGGAACGTTTGATCCTCGAGATCAAGCGCCGCTCTAAGACCGTCACGCTGGCAGTGCCCATGGAAAAGATTGCGCACGCGCGGCTGGCTCTGGAGTGGTGA
- the typA gene encoding translational GTPase TypA — protein MRTITPDRLRNVAIVAHVDHGKTSLVDQMLRQSGLFRDNQHIAERALDYNDLERERGITILAKATAIPYESYRINIVDTPGHADFGGEVERILRMVDGVLLVVDAFEGVMPQTRFVLDKALSADLVPIVVINKMDRPNARPADVIDEVLELFIDLGASEEQLDFPVIYASALEGRASTDPMNLGTDMRPLFDAIVAHIPSPQVDAKGPFQWQVTIIDYDEYLGRIGIGRVHRGEIRQGQAVVRLRGADDLVEGRVQKLFVYQGLGRVEVESASAGDIVAIAGLADITVGDTLAAPDRPEPLPVIEIDQPTLEMTFHVNDSPFAGREGQHVTSRKLRDRLYLAMQSDVSLHVEDTDDTDAFLVKSRGELHLSILIETLRREGYELAVSKPRVIVREEAGERLEPIEELVADVPEDASGSVIAEVGLRKGELVAMHPLGQGGMVRLVFQVPTRGLIGFRSLFLTMTRGYGIMHHRFQAYAPWRGPIQARRQGVLVASETGLATAYAISNLEDRGVMFITPGTPVYEGMIVGEHNRENDLVVNVTKEKHQTNIRSSTKEETVKLKAPRLLSLEEAITYIEEDELCEVTPQSIRLRKKILNKSEREKVKRRQA, from the coding sequence ATGCGTACCATTACGCCCGATCGATTGCGAAACGTGGCGATTGTCGCTCACGTCGATCACGGCAAGACCAGCCTTGTCGATCAAATGCTTCGCCAATCCGGCCTCTTCCGCGACAACCAACACATCGCGGAGCGGGCGCTTGACTACAATGACCTTGAGCGCGAACGAGGAATTACGATTCTCGCGAAGGCGACGGCCATCCCGTACGAGTCGTACCGCATCAACATCGTGGATACGCCGGGTCACGCCGACTTCGGCGGCGAGGTCGAACGCATCCTCCGCATGGTGGACGGCGTGCTCCTCGTGGTAGACGCCTTCGAGGGCGTGATGCCACAGACGCGCTTCGTCCTCGACAAGGCCTTGTCCGCCGATCTCGTCCCGATTGTGGTCATCAACAAGATGGATCGGCCGAACGCGCGCCCCGCGGACGTGATCGACGAAGTGCTCGAGCTGTTCATCGACCTCGGCGCGTCGGAGGAGCAGCTCGACTTTCCAGTGATTTATGCATCAGCGCTTGAAGGACGCGCGTCGACCGATCCCATGAACCTGGGTACCGATATGCGCCCGCTGTTTGACGCCATTGTCGCCCACATCCCGAGCCCGCAGGTGGACGCCAAAGGCCCCTTTCAGTGGCAGGTCACCATCATTGATTACGATGAGTATCTCGGGCGCATCGGCATCGGGCGCGTCCACCGAGGCGAGATCCGCCAAGGGCAGGCCGTGGTGCGTCTGCGTGGGGCGGACGACCTGGTCGAAGGGCGCGTGCAGAAGCTCTTCGTGTACCAAGGTCTGGGGCGCGTGGAGGTCGAATCCGCATCCGCCGGTGACATCGTGGCCATTGCCGGCCTTGCAGACATCACGGTCGGGGACACGCTCGCCGCGCCGGATCGACCCGAGCCGCTTCCGGTCATCGAGATTGACCAACCGACGCTCGAAATGACGTTTCACGTCAACGACAGCCCGTTTGCGGGCCGCGAAGGACAGCACGTGACGAGCCGTAAGCTGCGGGACCGCCTGTACCTGGCGATGCAGTCGGACGTCAGCCTGCACGTTGAGGACACCGACGACACCGACGCGTTCCTTGTCAAGAGCCGCGGAGAGCTTCACCTCTCCATTCTCATCGAGACCTTGCGGCGCGAGGGCTACGAGCTCGCGGTGTCCAAGCCGCGCGTGATCGTGCGCGAAGAGGCGGGCGAGCGCCTCGAACCCATCGAAGAACTCGTCGCCGACGTGCCCGAGGATGCGTCCGGCAGCGTGATTGCGGAAGTCGGGCTGCGAAAGGGCGAACTCGTCGCCATGCACCCACTCGGCCAAGGCGGCATGGTCAGGCTCGTCTTCCAGGTGCCCACCCGAGGGCTCATCGGGTTTCGCTCCCTCTTCCTTACGATGACCCGCGGTTACGGGATCATGCATCACCGCTTTCAGGCGTACGCGCCATGGCGGGGACCCATCCAGGCGCGTCGGCAGGGCGTGCTCGTGGCGAGCGAAACAGGACTCGCGACGGCGTACGCCATCAGCAACCTCGAGGACCGCGGGGTGATGTTCATCACGCCCGGCACGCCGGTGTATGAAGGCATGATTGTCGGCGAGCACAATCGCGAGAACGACCTCGTCGTCAACGTCACCAAAGAAAAGCATCAGACCAATATCCGATCCTCGACCAAAGAGGAGACGGTGAAGCTGAAGGCGCCGCGCCTTTTGTCCCTCGAAGAGGCCATCACGTACATCGAGGAGGACGAGCTGTGCGAGGTCACGCCGCAGTCCATTCGGCTTCGGAAGAAAATCCTCAACAAAAGCGAGCGAGAAAAGGTGAAGCGGCGCCAGGCGTGA
- the rbfA gene encoding 30S ribosome-binding factor RbfA produces MTRIRAQKVAEQMKKELADLLQHELKDPRIGFVTITRVEVSGDLQHAKIYVSVYGSGAEKEATLSVLTKAAGFLRGEIARRLHMRMAPELVFRLDESGEYSERIEQVLKSLKEHETND; encoded by the coding sequence TTGACGCGGATTCGGGCACAGAAAGTCGCCGAACAGATGAAGAAGGAACTCGCGGATCTCCTTCAGCACGAGCTGAAGGATCCGCGGATTGGCTTTGTGACCATCACGCGCGTGGAGGTCTCGGGCGACCTCCAGCACGCCAAGATCTACGTGAGCGTGTACGGCAGCGGAGCGGAAAAGGAGGCCACGCTCAGCGTGCTGACCAAGGCGGCTGGGTTTCTCCGAGGCGAGATCGCGCGCAGGCTGCATATGCGTATGGCGCCGGAGCTCGTGTTTCGGCTTGACGAGTCCGGCGAATACAGCGAGCGCATTGAACAGGTGCTGAAGTCGCTCAAAGAACATGAAACGAACGATTGA
- the truB gene encoding tRNA pseudouridine(55) synthase TruB codes for MQALDGVLLIDKPKGMTSHDVVHRVRRKLGVRRVGHAGTLDPMATGLLMICVGRVTRLLEYLGQGDKEYCGTVVFGVGTDTDDAEGTVVAQAQATGLDLAAVREAAARLTGEIRQRPPAYSAIHIDGRRAYDLARQGKKVEIPERTVHVRTLTLDEFHHEGELAVARFHVRCSKGTYVRALCRDLGALVGVPAHMRSLRRLAIGCARVEDAIPLDDWMASANPASHLRDPLLYLEDLPMWHPPREVLERLANGQTVEVGDALSLSPGDLVLVIHAGAVAAVGEVVDRQPAAVRPKKVFWKRG; via the coding sequence GTGCAAGCGTTAGACGGCGTCCTGCTCATCGATAAGCCTAAGGGAATGACGTCCCATGACGTGGTCCATCGCGTCCGCCGCAAGCTCGGCGTGCGGCGCGTCGGGCACGCGGGCACGCTCGACCCGATGGCGACGGGCCTTTTGATGATCTGCGTCGGCCGCGTCACCCGCCTTCTCGAATACCTCGGCCAGGGCGACAAGGAGTACTGCGGCACGGTAGTGTTCGGCGTCGGCACGGACACCGACGACGCGGAGGGCACCGTCGTGGCGCAGGCGCAGGCCACGGGTCTGGATCTCGCCGCCGTGCGCGAGGCCGCGGCCCGGCTCACCGGCGAAATTCGGCAGCGGCCGCCCGCATACTCCGCGATTCACATCGACGGTCGCCGGGCTTACGATCTCGCTCGCCAGGGCAAGAAGGTGGAAATCCCAGAGCGGACCGTTCACGTTCGAACCTTGACCCTCGACGAGTTCCATCACGAGGGCGAACTCGCTGTGGCCCGCTTTCACGTCCGCTGCTCGAAAGGCACTTACGTCCGGGCCCTGTGCCGCGATCTCGGCGCGCTCGTCGGTGTGCCCGCACACATGCGCTCGCTTCGCCGGCTCGCCATCGGCTGCGCGCGCGTCGAGGACGCCATTCCTCTCGACGACTGGATGGCTTCGGCGAATCCCGCCTCGCACCTACGCGATCCGCTCCTGTACCTCGAGGACCTGCCAATGTGGCACCCCCCGCGCGAGGTGCTGGAGCGCCTTGCGAACGGCCAGACGGTCGAGGTGGGCGACGCGCTGTCGCTCTCGCCTGGCGATCTCGTCCTCGTGATACACGCCGGCGCCGTGGCCGCCGTCGGTGAAGTCGTCGATCGCCAGCCGGCCGCGGTCCGGCCGAAGAAGGTGTTTTGGAAGAGGGGATGA
- the rnpM gene encoding RNase P modulator RnpM, with product MNRVRKVPLRKCVGCQEMKPKAELTRIVRTPEGDIVLDSTGKRNGRGAYLCPSEACLHIAVKRRALERALKVAIPQEIHESLRRQLVGDGDAH from the coding sequence ATGAATCGCGTGAGAAAGGTGCCGCTTCGCAAGTGCGTGGGTTGCCAGGAGATGAAGCCGAAGGCGGAACTCACGCGCATTGTGCGAACGCCAGAGGGAGACATCGTGCTGGATTCCACCGGGAAGCGGAATGGCCGAGGCGCGTATCTTTGCCCGTCTGAAGCGTGCCTCCATATCGCGGTGAAGCGCAGGGCGCTTGAACGGGCGTTGAAAGTGGCCATTCCGCAGGAGATCCATGAATCTCTCCGCCGCCAGCTGGTGGGAGACGGAGATGCGCACTGA
- a CDS encoding L7Ae/L30e/S12e/Gadd45 family ribosomal protein, with the protein MRTDKESILGLLGLARRARAVIDGQKRVLDAVRTRRAQLVMIAVDAGDNGRKKLMDKAASYGIQVVCFGTKAEIGRAIGRDTSGAVAVVEPGFAREVLARLGEFHGGGAFDEVESVRVRKADEHVEQGDLDHPQSARRARRESHERDGR; encoded by the coding sequence ATGCGCACTGACAAGGAGAGCATCTTGGGGCTGCTCGGCTTGGCGCGCCGGGCTAGGGCCGTGATCGACGGCCAGAAGCGCGTGTTGGACGCGGTGAGAACGCGGCGAGCCCAATTGGTGATGATCGCGGTAGACGCGGGAGACAATGGCCGAAAGAAACTGATGGACAAGGCGGCGTCGTACGGCATTCAGGTCGTGTGTTTCGGGACCAAAGCGGAGATCGGTCGAGCCATTGGACGGGATACGTCCGGTGCCGTTGCCGTCGTGGAGCCTGGATTTGCGCGCGAGGTCTTGGCGCGGCTTGGGGAATTCCACGGAGGTGGAGCGTTTGACGAAGTTGAGAGTGTACGAGTACGCAAAGCAGATGAACATGTCGAGCAAGGAGATCTTGACCATCCTCAATCGGCTCGGCGTGCCCGTCGCGAATCACATGAGCGTGATGGACGATGA
- the infB gene encoding translation initiation factor IF-2 → MNMSSKEILTILNRLGVPVANHMSVMDDEMIQKVEQFFEDVKRRAAERRAQEMEKELRERQQKAKAEAQAEQGQSRAQAAQANGPNRHAQGQRDADPASTGAQANQPRRDRDSRDRGGAQGRGRDRREGAPNGSGDARTRSDRPAGQRNSNGSYARNGGQGQGDRNRDRGSYAGRPQGQQGHGDRANGRGRDGQRSASGNGGGARFPRAPRPPQVVAVQAAQQKPVAPGSQRKEKERKEREGYQRHEEFNETKLQRAPKRRAGKQEKPLPTEVTVEGPMTVGEFAKLLQREPAEIIKRLLMLGVMATINQDIDTDTMELIGSDLGVTVHVKEPVDEEALELLVEPDDPSELVPRPPVVTIMGHVDHGKTTLLDALRESRVAAGEAGGITQHIGAYQVEIGGRLITFLDTPGHEAFTTMRARGAQVTDVTILVVAADDGVMPQTVEAINHAKAANVPIIVAINKIDKPDANPDRVKQELVQYGLVPEEWGGDTVFVEISALKRLNLDTLLEMVLLVADMQDLKANPNARPRGTVIEAKLDRGRGPVATVLVQNGTLKVGDIVIAGTTYGRVRAMVNENGRRLKAAPPSTPVEIQGLNGVPQAGDQFVVYDDEKSARAVVERRLERERQQMQATARVTLDDLYRQIKEGNVAELNVIVKADVQGSVEALVQSIEKINVEGVRVRVIHKGVGAITESDVQLASASNAIIIGFHVRPDANARRVAEQQKIDIRLYRVIYDAIAEIESAMKGMLAPEYKEVIVGHAEVRETFNISKVGTVAGCYVTDGRIPRDADVRVVRDGVVIYEGKLSSLRRFKDDVREVAAGYECGMTIEKFNDIKVGDVIEAFTMEEVARV, encoded by the coding sequence ATGAACATGTCGAGCAAGGAGATCTTGACCATCCTCAATCGGCTCGGCGTGCCCGTCGCGAATCACATGAGCGTGATGGACGATGAGATGATTCAAAAGGTCGAACAGTTCTTTGAAGACGTGAAGCGCCGTGCGGCGGAAAGGCGTGCACAGGAGATGGAGAAGGAATTGCGCGAGCGCCAGCAGAAGGCGAAGGCCGAAGCGCAGGCTGAGCAGGGCCAGAGCCGGGCGCAGGCGGCGCAGGCGAACGGGCCCAATCGCCACGCCCAAGGTCAGCGAGACGCGGATCCTGCAAGCACCGGCGCTCAGGCGAACCAGCCTCGGCGCGATCGCGACAGCCGGGATCGAGGCGGCGCACAGGGCCGCGGCCGGGATCGGCGGGAAGGAGCGCCAAACGGATCCGGGGATGCGCGGACCCGCTCGGATCGCCCCGCGGGCCAGCGGAACTCGAACGGCAGCTACGCGCGCAACGGTGGGCAAGGGCAAGGGGATAGGAATCGGGATCGAGGGAGCTACGCAGGCCGTCCTCAGGGACAGCAGGGTCACGGGGACCGCGCCAACGGGCGCGGGCGGGACGGCCAGCGTTCCGCGTCTGGCAACGGCGGCGGAGCTCGCTTCCCGCGCGCGCCGCGGCCGCCCCAGGTGGTGGCGGTGCAGGCGGCTCAGCAGAAGCCTGTTGCGCCGGGATCGCAGCGCAAGGAAAAGGAGCGCAAGGAACGCGAAGGGTATCAGCGCCACGAGGAGTTCAACGAGACCAAACTTCAGCGGGCGCCGAAGCGGCGCGCGGGTAAACAGGAGAAGCCACTGCCAACCGAGGTGACCGTCGAGGGGCCGATGACGGTCGGCGAGTTTGCCAAGCTTCTGCAGCGCGAGCCGGCGGAGATCATCAAGCGCCTGCTCATGCTCGGCGTGATGGCGACCATCAACCAGGACATCGACACGGACACGATGGAACTCATCGGTTCGGATCTCGGCGTCACCGTGCACGTGAAGGAGCCGGTCGACGAGGAGGCGCTCGAGCTCCTGGTGGAGCCGGATGATCCTTCGGAGCTCGTGCCGCGTCCGCCCGTGGTCACCATCATGGGCCACGTCGATCACGGCAAGACGACGCTATTGGACGCGTTGCGCGAAAGCCGCGTGGCTGCGGGCGAAGCCGGAGGCATCACGCAGCACATTGGCGCATATCAGGTCGAAATTGGCGGACGGCTCATCACGTTCCTGGATACGCCCGGACATGAGGCGTTCACGACCATGCGCGCCCGCGGTGCCCAGGTGACGGACGTCACCATCCTCGTCGTGGCGGCGGACGACGGCGTGATGCCGCAGACGGTGGAGGCCATTAACCATGCGAAGGCTGCGAACGTGCCCATCATTGTGGCCATCAACAAGATTGACAAGCCGGATGCCAATCCGGATCGCGTGAAGCAGGAGCTCGTGCAGTACGGCCTCGTCCCCGAGGAGTGGGGCGGTGACACGGTCTTCGTCGAGATCTCCGCGCTCAAGCGCTTGAACCTCGACACCCTGCTCGAGATGGTTCTGCTCGTCGCCGACATGCAGGATCTGAAGGCGAATCCGAATGCGCGCCCGCGCGGAACCGTGATCGAGGCGAAGCTCGATCGCGGCCGTGGTCCGGTGGCGACGGTGCTGGTGCAAAACGGCACGCTAAAGGTCGGCGACATCGTGATCGCCGGCACGACGTATGGTCGCGTCCGGGCGATGGTCAACGAGAACGGTCGGCGCCTGAAAGCCGCTCCGCCGTCGACGCCCGTGGAGATCCAGGGCCTCAACGGCGTGCCGCAGGCAGGCGACCAGTTTGTGGTGTACGATGACGAGAAGAGCGCCCGCGCCGTCGTGGAGCGCCGCCTCGAGCGGGAGCGGCAGCAGATGCAGGCGACCGCGCGCGTCACGCTGGACGATCTCTACCGTCAGATCAAGGAAGGCAACGTCGCCGAGTTGAACGTGATTGTGAAGGCGGACGTGCAGGGGTCGGTCGAGGCGCTGGTGCAGTCCATCGAGAAGATCAACGTGGAGGGCGTCCGAGTGCGGGTGATTCACAAGGGCGTCGGCGCCATCACGGAGTCCGACGTGCAGCTCGCCTCGGCGTCGAACGCCATCATCATCGGTTTCCACGTGCGTCCAGACGCGAACGCGCGGCGGGTCGCGGAACAGCAGAAGATCGATATCCGCCTGTACCGCGTGATCTACGACGCCATCGCGGAAATCGAGTCGGCCATGAAGGGCATGCTGGCGCCGGAGTACAAGGAGGTCATCGTCGGCCACGCGGAGGTGCGCGAGACGTTCAACATCTCGAAAGTCGGCACCGTCGCGGGATGTTATGTCACGGACGGTCGTATCCCGCGCGACGCAGATGTGCGCGTGGTGCGCGATGGCGTCGTGATTTACGAGGGCAAGCTGTCGTCTCTCCGCCGCTTTAAGGACGACGTGCGCGAGGTGGCGGCAGGCTACGAATGCGGCATGACCATCGAGAAGTTCAACGACATCAAGGTGGGCGACGTGATCGAGGCGTTCACGATGGAAGAGGTCGCGCGGGTGTGA
- the nusA gene encoding transcription termination factor NusA, with protein MNVDFLEALDQLAREKGIDKEVLLEAIEAALIASYRRNFHSAANVRVEVKRDTGEVHVYARKTVVEEPKDTRLEISLDAARDINPSYQIGDVVEIEVTPRDFGRIAAQAAKQVVMQRVKEAERSVIYSKFADREEEVVSGTISRLEPRVAYVDLGDTEAILPQSEQMASDKLQVGKRLKVFIARVERTSKGPQIVVSRTHPGLLRRLFELEVPEIYEGIVEIKAVAREAGSRSKIAVHSRNPEVDPIGACVGARGSRVQAIVNELNGEKVDIVEWSEDPATFVANALSPAKVIDVHIYEDERVARTVVPDYQLSLAIGKEGQNARLAARLTGWKIDIKSESQMASHSLLDQLEDTNEEEPEFATLSDDWLNEP; from the coding sequence ATGAATGTGGATTTTCTGGAAGCTCTAGACCAACTGGCGCGCGAAAAGGGGATTGACAAGGAAGTTCTGCTCGAGGCGATTGAGGCGGCGCTGATTGCGAGCTACCGCCGCAACTTCCACTCGGCGGCAAACGTGCGCGTGGAGGTGAAACGCGACACTGGCGAGGTACACGTGTATGCGCGCAAGACCGTCGTCGAGGAACCGAAGGACACGCGCCTCGAGATCTCGCTCGACGCCGCGCGGGACATCAATCCAAGCTATCAAATCGGAGATGTCGTGGAAATTGAGGTCACCCCGCGCGACTTCGGGCGCATCGCCGCGCAGGCCGCCAAGCAGGTCGTCATGCAGCGTGTGAAGGAAGCCGAGCGGTCCGTCATTTACAGCAAATTCGCGGATCGCGAGGAAGAGGTCGTGAGCGGGACCATCAGTCGGCTCGAACCGCGCGTGGCGTATGTCGACCTCGGCGATACGGAGGCCATTCTGCCCCAATCGGAGCAGATGGCGTCTGACAAGCTTCAGGTCGGCAAGCGGTTGAAGGTCTTCATCGCGCGCGTGGAGCGCACGTCGAAGGGTCCGCAGATTGTGGTGTCCCGCACGCACCCGGGCCTGCTTCGCCGCTTATTTGAACTCGAGGTGCCAGAAATCTACGAGGGCATCGTGGAGATCAAGGCCGTGGCCCGCGAGGCGGGATCGCGTTCCAAAATCGCGGTTCATTCGCGCAATCCGGAAGTGGATCCCATCGGGGCGTGCGTTGGCGCACGGGGTTCGCGCGTTCAGGCGATTGTGAACGAATTGAACGGTGAAAAGGTCGACATCGTGGAGTGGAGCGAGGATCCGGCGACCTTCGTGGCGAATGCGCTGTCTCCCGCAAAGGTCATCGACGTGCACATCTACGAGGACGAGCGCGTGGCGCGGACGGTGGTCCCGGATTACCAGCTGTCCCTGGCGATTGGGAAGGAGGGACAGAACGCCCGGCTTGCCGCGCGGCTCACGGGCTGGAAGATCGACATCAAGAGCGAGTCGCAGATGGCCTCTCATTCACTTCTCGATCAGCTCGAGGACACGAACGAGGAAGAGCCCGAGTTCGCCACGCTGTCCGACGACTGGCTGAACGAACCCTGA
- a CDS encoding DHH family phosphoesterase: protein MTSWQPEPRDKDAIARAAEALRTLDDWLIVTHERPDGDALGSALAVAHMLDALGKRYAIAAGEALPPRFRFLPMYDRIQSIDHLVPRQFQHIVAVDCADEQRFAPVAPLLAQDRFVVNIDHHQTNPRYGRVACVDPLAAATCEVLYHVARALDVPLAVDLAKCLYTGILTDTGGFSYPNTTREVHQIAAELLASGVQPYDIAEPALEARTLEQMRLLQIALREMTIAPDGQYAFILVSQAMLASCNASEDDVEGLVAFARSVETVEVGVLLRERPDGLVKASLRSKRRVDVAAIAQRFGGGGHARAAGCVLEGPLEEAKQAVEAAVIAALKEVDEACKR, encoded by the coding sequence ATGACGAGTTGGCAGCCCGAGCCACGGGACAAGGACGCCATCGCGCGCGCCGCAGAGGCGCTTCGAACCCTCGATGACTGGTTGATTGTCACGCACGAGCGTCCAGACGGGGATGCGCTGGGGAGCGCGCTTGCGGTGGCGCACATGCTGGATGCGCTCGGCAAGCGGTACGCCATCGCGGCCGGCGAGGCATTGCCCCCGCGGTTCCGCTTCCTGCCTATGTACGATCGCATTCAATCCATCGACCATCTGGTTCCACGCCAGTTTCAGCACATCGTCGCGGTCGACTGCGCGGATGAACAGCGGTTTGCGCCGGTCGCGCCGCTCCTCGCGCAGGATCGGTTTGTCGTGAACATCGATCACCACCAGACGAACCCCCGCTACGGGCGGGTGGCGTGCGTGGATCCGTTAGCGGCCGCGACTTGCGAGGTCCTGTATCACGTGGCGAGGGCGCTCGACGTGCCGCTCGCCGTCGATCTCGCCAAGTGCCTGTACACGGGCATCTTGACGGACACGGGCGGCTTCAGCTACCCCAACACGACGCGCGAGGTGCACCAGATTGCCGCGGAACTCTTGGCGAGCGGGGTCCAGCCGTACGACATCGCCGAGCCCGCCCTCGAGGCGCGGACGCTCGAGCAGATGAGGCTTCTCCAGATTGCGCTGCGAGAGATGACCATCGCGCCCGACGGGCAGTACGCGTTCATCCTCGTCAGCCAGGCGATGCTCGCGTCGTGCAATGCCAGCGAGGACGACGTCGAGGGCCTCGTCGCGTTCGCGCGATCCGTCGAGACCGTCGAGGTAGGTGTCCTACTGCGGGAGCGGCCGGACGGGCTCGTGAAGGCGAGTCTCCGCTCCAAGCGGCGTGTGGACGTGGCGGCCATTGCCCAGCGGTTCGGCGGGGGCGGACACGCCCGTGCCGCCGGGTGCGTCCTCGAAGGCCCGTTGGAGGAGGCGAAGCAGGCCGTGGAGGCGGCCGTGATCGCGGCCCTGAAGGAAGTGGATGAAGCGTGCAAGCGTTAG
- a CDS encoding prephenate dehydratase gives MSAWELMYLGPEGTHSHEAADRIASALLAGEPVKQVAMQSFDEIFEAPKSARRFACVPIENSIQGSVWQVWDALTREHQEEGARQILAAVTLPIHQYAIYREGLDLDEVDEVVSHPQALAQCKEHIRLRFPGAREVAVSSTAEAVRQIAMGERARAVAIGSRRAAQSYGLSVWPEPFEDRPGNVTRFALVGSPEVALPNPPWSLTDWTASLCLRGVPHRPGGLALALHTFAAANLNLTRLESRPVGDAIGNYVYYLDASVRPYEDRGERVLSVVRELLALQGVEILALGVYPVYSPVG, from the coding sequence GTGAGCGCGTGGGAACTCATGTATCTCGGGCCCGAGGGCACGCACAGCCACGAGGCCGCGGATCGCATCGCGTCGGCTCTCTTGGCGGGCGAGCCGGTCAAGCAAGTGGCGATGCAGAGCTTCGATGAGATCTTCGAGGCGCCGAAATCGGCGCGCCGATTCGCTTGCGTTCCGATTGAAAACAGCATTCAGGGATCCGTCTGGCAAGTTTGGGACGCGCTCACGCGCGAACACCAGGAGGAGGGTGCGCGCCAAATCCTCGCCGCGGTGACGCTGCCCATTCATCAATACGCCATCTATCGGGAGGGGCTCGATCTCGACGAGGTCGACGAGGTGGTCTCTCATCCCCAGGCGCTCGCCCAGTGCAAGGAGCACATCCGGCTCCGATTTCCCGGCGCCCGGGAGGTCGCGGTCTCGAGCACGGCCGAGGCTGTCCGGCAGATCGCCATGGGCGAGCGCGCCCGCGCGGTGGCTATCGGCAGTCGGCGCGCCGCCCAATCGTATGGGCTGTCGGTGTGGCCGGAGCCCTTCGAGGATCGGCCGGGCAACGTGACGCGCTTTGCCCTCGTCGGATCGCCTGAGGTCGCGTTGCCGAATCCTCCATGGAGCCTCACGGACTGGACGGCGTCCTTGTGTCTTCGGGGCGTGCCGCATCGCCCAGGAGGACTCGCGCTCGCGCTGCACACCTTTGCAGCAGCCAACCTGAACCTCACGCGCCTTGAGTCGCGCCCAGTAGGCGATGCTATCGGCAACTACGTGTATTACCTGGATGCCTCCGTCCGGCCCTACGAGGACCGCGGCGAGCGGGTGCTCTCTGTAGTTCGGGAGCTCTTGGCGCTCCAGGGCGTGGAGATTCTCGCGCTCGGCGTCTATCCCGTCTACAGTCCTGTGGGATGA